The following proteins come from a genomic window of Hydrogenispora ethanolica:
- a CDS encoding alpha-mannosidase, producing MSGHEETIATCIGHTHIDIAWLWTIEQTREKVARSFSTVLRLMEEYPEYNFMSSQPQLYQYLKEDYPELYAQVKERIREGRWEADGAMWLEADCNLTSGESLVRQILFGTRFFEREFGVKNKVLWLPDVFGYSAALPQILKKSGIDYFVTTKISWNQFNKLPYDTFMWRGLDGTEILSYFICTIYPGETHHPFGASYNGLITPRIVNGTWERYQQKEINNDIMIAYGYGDGGGGPTAEMLENARRLSKGLPGCPRVKLGKVGDYLEKLSRTVSGENGLPKWVGELYLEFHRGTYTSMSWNKRYNRKCEFLYQDAEFLAALAMLLGENYPQTEINQGWETILLNQFHDIIPGSCIKEVYDHSRQQYEQLLQAGRQIAGKAMAAVAARIDLPEPAVVVYNTLSFRRNDLVTMALPESLSLPSLLNQDGSPLPVQIVEEDGCKKALFYAPEVPAKGYQAFTIGAQSAAVPTALAISPEKLENRFFSISIDSKGTISSFYDKRNRREVLQSGERGNKLQAFEDKPMNWDNWDIDIYYQEQEWEIDQVEAVEVLETGPVRGGVLIKKRFQDSVIIQKIYIYQDIPRVDFDTLIDWKEDQILLKAAFPVDVHADKATYDIQFGNVERPTHWNTSWDWARFEVCAHKWADLSENGFGVSLLNDCKYGYDIKDGNMRLTLLKSGNYPNPEADREEHRFLYSLYPHAGDWREGKTVPMAYSLNVPLYAKLEGSHPASLPQRFSFLELDRENVVLETVKKAEDGNELIIRAFECHNQRSRVRLTGYGALLEAWECDLLEKPLQQLEFCDGALEFEIKPYEIKTLKLRY from the coding sequence ATGAGCGGTCACGAGGAAACCATCGCCACTTGCATCGGGCATACCCATATCGACATCGCCTGGTTATGGACGATCGAGCAGACCCGGGAAAAGGTCGCCCGCAGTTTTTCCACTGTATTAAGGCTGATGGAGGAATATCCCGAGTACAACTTCATGTCAAGCCAGCCTCAATTGTATCAATACCTCAAGGAAGACTACCCCGAACTTTATGCCCAGGTAAAGGAGAGAATCCGCGAAGGACGCTGGGAAGCGGATGGCGCCATGTGGCTGGAAGCCGATTGCAACTTAACCTCCGGGGAATCGTTGGTGCGGCAGATTCTGTTCGGGACCCGTTTCTTTGAGCGGGAATTCGGCGTGAAAAACAAGGTCTTATGGCTTCCCGATGTCTTCGGCTACAGCGCGGCTTTACCGCAGATCCTGAAGAAATCGGGGATCGATTATTTTGTGACCACGAAAATCAGTTGGAATCAGTTCAACAAGCTGCCCTACGATACCTTTATGTGGCGGGGCCTCGACGGCACGGAGATTCTTTCTTATTTTATCTGCACCATCTATCCGGGCGAGACCCACCATCCTTTCGGAGCCTCCTATAACGGCCTGATCACTCCCAGAATCGTCAATGGAACCTGGGAACGGTATCAGCAAAAAGAGATCAACAACGACATCATGATTGCCTACGGCTATGGTGACGGAGGAGGGGGACCCACTGCCGAAATGCTGGAGAATGCCCGCCGGCTGAGCAAGGGATTGCCGGGGTGCCCCCGGGTCAAGCTGGGGAAGGTCGGCGATTACTTAGAAAAACTGAGCCGTACCGTATCCGGGGAAAATGGGCTGCCGAAATGGGTTGGCGAGCTTTATCTGGAATTTCACCGGGGCACTTATACCTCCATGAGCTGGAATAAACGCTATAACCGGAAGTGCGAATTCCTCTATCAGGACGCCGAGTTTCTGGCGGCTTTGGCAATGCTGTTGGGGGAGAATTATCCGCAAACGGAAATCAACCAGGGTTGGGAAACGATTCTGTTGAACCAGTTTCACGATATCATCCCCGGTTCGTGCATCAAGGAAGTGTACGACCATTCGCGCCAACAATACGAACAACTGTTGCAGGCCGGCAGGCAGATTGCCGGGAAGGCCATGGCGGCTGTTGCGGCGCGGATCGACTTGCCCGAGCCGGCGGTGGTCGTGTATAACACGCTTTCTTTCCGGCGGAATGATTTAGTAACCATGGCATTGCCTGAATCCCTTTCCCTTCCGTCATTGCTGAATCAGGACGGTTCGCCGCTGCCGGTTCAGATCGTCGAGGAAGATGGATGCAAAAAGGCGCTTTTTTATGCGCCGGAGGTTCCAGCCAAAGGGTATCAAGCCTTCACCATCGGCGCGCAATCCGCCGCGGTCCCGACCGCTCTGGCGATCAGCCCGGAGAAATTGGAGAACCGCTTTTTCAGCATTTCCATCGATTCCAAAGGGACCATCAGTTCCTTTTATGACAAGCGGAACCGGCGGGAAGTTCTGCAATCGGGCGAGCGCGGGAACAAGCTGCAGGCCTTCGAAGATAAGCCGATGAACTGGGACAACTGGGATATCGACATTTACTATCAGGAGCAGGAATGGGAGATCGATCAGGTCGAAGCGGTGGAAGTACTCGAAACAGGGCCGGTCCGCGGCGGCGTCTTGATCAAGAAGCGTTTCCAAGACTCGGTCATCATCCAGAAGATTTACATCTATCAAGATATTCCCCGGGTGGATTTCGATACGTTGATCGACTGGAAAGAAGATCAGATTCTATTGAAAGCCGCCTTTCCGGTGGATGTCCATGCCGATAAAGCGACCTATGACATCCAATTCGGCAACGTCGAACGGCCGACCCATTGGAACACCTCCTGGGATTGGGCCCGGTTCGAGGTCTGCGCTCATAAATGGGCTGACCTGTCCGAAAACGGTTTTGGCGTCAGTCTGTTAAACGACTGCAAATACGGCTATGACATTAAAGACGGGAATATGAGGCTGACCTTGCTGAAGTCGGGGAATTACCCGAATCCCGAGGCCGACCGGGAGGAGCACCGTTTCCTGTATTCGCTCTATCCTCACGCCGGGGACTGGCGCGAGGGGAAGACGGTCCCGATGGCCTACAGCTTGAATGTACCTCTCTATGCCAAATTGGAGGGGTCGCATCCGGCCAGTCTGCCGCAGCGGTTCTCCTTCTTGGAGTTGGATCGGGAGAACGTGGTCCTGGAAACGGTCAAAAAAGCGGAAGACGGAAATGAACTGATTATCCGGGCCTTTGAATGCCACAACCAGCGCTCGCGGGTGCGGTTGACGGGCTACG